CAGCATTATGTTATGGCCTCGCCGGCGGCGGAAAGCCTGAGTTTTCTCTCTTCGGAAAAAGTCGAGCAAAGCCCGTTGCAAGACGACAATACGATTGTCGAAGTGTTCTCTTACGCCTGTCATTATTGTGAAGTCAATGAGAGCGGCGTGGCCGAGCTGGAAAAACGTTTACCAGCGGGTGCCAAATTGGTGCGTTTGCATCTCAGCGACGACGATCACGCCGGCATGGCGGCCTTTGCGCCCCTCTTCGCCACCCTGACGGTCATGGGGATCGAGGCGCAGCATCGTCCCGCCGCTTACCGCGCCATTATCAAAGAAAACCTCAATCTGGCGGATGAAAAGCAGCTCAGCGCCTGGTTGGAGGCCAACGGCATCGACGAGGCCGCTTATCAGCGGGCCAGAGATTCAGAGCGGGTCAAGGAACTGTTGGCGTATATGACGGCGGTAAGTCGCTATTACCAGGTCAATGCGACCCCCAGCTTTATCGTTAATCGCAAATGGCTGGCGTTGCAAGACCGCGAGTTTTCCGCTTTCAGCCAGCAACTGCTGTCGCTGTTGCAGCACGATAAGCCGCTGGCCCCCTGATGCGCCTGCTCGCGGTTCGAGGCTATCTGGCCTGGCGTAACGGCCTGGACGCCGTGGCGCGTCTCTCGGCTGTCCGCACCGGGGTGAGCCGGAGTCTGACGTGCGCTCTGCTGCGCCGCATGGATTATCGCCTGTGGCTAAAGATGCAGAGGCGGTTGAGGTGGGGTCTGCAGCAACGCCGTTTTCGCCACCGGCAAGCGGTCGCTGAAGCGAATCGCCAAAGCCTGCTGGGGGAGGGCAAGCGGGACTTCGCCTGGCTGATGCAGCGGCGGCAGTGGCTGGATTTGGCGGCGCTTCAGGCCCGCAACGCCGCGTTGATGGAACATTTGGCGCAGTGCACTTCACAGCTCAATCAGGTGGTGGAGCCGCTGCATCGCGCCGGGGTGCCGGTGTTGTTGGCGCCGATGCACACGGTTTCCGACGTGTTGGCGACGCTGGTCGGCGCGGGCGTTTATCCCGGGCGGGCAACGGTGATCGTTTCCGGCGACGCGCAGACGTTGGCGCGGCGAGCGCCTGAGGGGGAATGGCGGCAGCGGCTAGACTATTGCTCGATTCACGACGATCCCCGGCATATTGCCGGCACCTTGTCGCAGGTGCTGCTGGAGGCGACGGAGCATCGGCGCAATATCATCCTCTTCCCGGACATCACGCCGGATTACACCTTGAACAGCACCCGGGACGCCTCGGCCAAACTGGCTTGCCGTTTGTTCAACCGGCCGGCGCATTTGCACAGCGGCATCGTTCGATTATCCCGGGCGATGCGGGCTCGGGTGGTGTGCTATTCGCTTTATTACGATCGCGGCGTTCGTATTCACATAGAGGAACCGATTGCCACGGAGCAGGTCGGCTGCGCCGTGCCGGAAATCGTCGAGCGCACCCTGCGGCGACATGCGGATGATTGGCTGCTGTGGCATTCGCACTCTTTATTTTTTATCAACGAATAAGTCAGGGATATCACTACGCATGGAAAACACCCTCCCTACGCCGGTCTTGCAGAACGAAATCAATGAGTGCGGGCTGGCCTGCATCGCCATGCTGGCGGAAACGCAGGGCGTTCGCGTGCCATTGACGGAACTGCGTGAGCGTTACCCCGCTTCGCAACACGGCACTTCGCTGGCGACGCTGTGCGCCATTTTAGGGGAGCTGGCGTTGCCGGCTTATCCGGTGGCGTTCGAGCACCGGGATCTGGCGGCGCTGCCTTTACCGGCGATTCTGCATTACGGCGCGGGCCACTATGTACTGCTGGCATATCGTCAGGGCGGTTACGTCTGCGTAATGAATCCGGCGTTGGGGCAACAGCTGCTGCCCTACGCCGCCCTGAAAGCGGAAATCAGCGGCTACGCATTGGTGCTCGATCGCGACGATTTACCGTCCACCGCCCCCGCCCCCGCCGTGCGGAGCCGCCGACGGGGCGCTTTCGCCAGTTTAAGCCTGAAGGATACCGCCGGCATCGCCGGCATTTATCGCCTGGCGGCGATGACGTTTCTTATCTCGCTGACGCTGTTCATCATGCCGATGATGGTCGCCAGCGCGATCAATCAGGTGTTCGCCATGGCTGGTGAGATCGCATTCCCTTACGCCTACTATCTGCTGGCGTTTGTGGCATCCACGGCGCTGGCTCTGATGGCGCGCATCATCACCGAGCGTTTTATCAAAAACTTCGTGTTGCTGCACGGCGCCGCCGGCTTTTCCCGCCTGTTGGAAAATTCGCTGAATTTCTTCAGCAAGCGCGCGCCCGGCGAGATTTTCAGCCGTTTCACCAGCTGGCAGATGGCCGCCGGCCAGAAAATCGAACTGGATAACGGCCTGCGCACCGACTGGATCATCGGAGCTATCGCACTGGCGGTGATGGGCTATTTGAGCCCGATGCTGGCGCTGGTGCCGGTTGTCGGCATGCTGCTGATGGGGGCGGTCAGCGTTTGGGCCATTTATCGCGATCGCCACTTCACCCAGCAGTTGCAGGTGAGAGGGGCGGCGCAGAATGATTTTATTCTGGAAACCATTCAAGGGTTTTCGACCATCAAGTCCGCCGGTTTGGCTGGCCAGCGGCAGGAAGGGTTCGCCGAATATGCCCGTTCGCTGTTCAACTGCCTGCAGCGGCAAAAAATCTATGAGCAGGTCAAGGGCAGCATTTATCAACTGATTGGCAGCCTGGAAATGGTGGTGTTCATGCTGCTGGCGTTGCCGTTGCTCAAAGGGGGCGAGCTCAGCCTGGGGGCCTTCTTCGCCTACAGTTTTCTGCGCGAAATCTTTACCTCTTACACCAGCAAGATCTTTTTTGCCGTCCTGCAGAAAAACCAACTGCACGTTATCGATGAACGTGCGCGGGATCTGTTTCCTGCCGTATCTCTGCGTACCGGGTCTGGCGACGAAAGCGTGAACCATTTTGATGTGCAGTTGGCGTATCGGGGGGTGAGCTTCGCTTACGACGCCGGCCAACCGGTTTTGCGCGACCTGTCGCTGACGCTGGAACGGGGCGAGTGCATCGCCATCTGCGGCGGTTCCGGCGCGGGCAAGAGCACCTTGCTGAAGGTGCTCGCCTGTCTGCTGACGCCGCAGCAGGGGGAGCTGAGTCTGGATGGGCGCACACTGGCAAACGCCGCCGCGCAGCGGCTGTTCTTCCTGCAAAGCCAGGAGGACATTCTGTTCAATGCCTCTGTGTTGCAGAACATCACGCTGTTCGCGCCGTCGGCGCCGGGCCAGCAACGGCAGGTGGAACAGGCGCTGCGCAGCTTGGGGCTGGCGGACGCGGTAGCGCAGCTGCCGGGCGGCGTGAACGCCCTGGTACGGGAGAGCCATGCCGGGCTGTCGCTGGGGCAGCGGCAGCGTCTGTTGCTGGCACGCGCCATGTATAGCCGTTGCCCGGTGTTGGTACTGGACGAGCCAACGGCGAATCTGGATGAAAAGACTGCGGCGGCTGTGATGTCGGCTCTGGTGGCGCATTGCCGCGAAAACCGTAAAACCCTGGTGACCGTGACGCATAACCCGCGGCTGTTGCCGTTGTTCGATCGGGTGCTGCGCATGTCTCAGGGCAGGCTGGTGGCTGAAGTCACCGTCGATGCCAGGGCAAATGATTGTGCTGAGGCAGGGTGACGTGGCTGGAAAGAGACGCTGGGGACAAGCGGCATGGCTGATGGTTGTCTTGCTGACGCTGTTGTTGGGCGGGCTATCTTTGTTGAATCGCTCCCCTGAGCCCGAAGTGCCGCAGACGGCGCGCGTCGATCGCGGCGACATCGAAAAAAGCGTGTTGGCTACCGGCATTTTGAAACCGGCCCGGCAGGTGAACGTTGGCGCGCAGGTCAACGGCCAACTGAAAAAACTGTATGTTAAACAGGGGGACAGAGTGGCTCAGGGCCAGCTGTTGGCCGAGATAGATCCGACGTTGCAACTTAACGAACTGCGCAAGTCGCAGGCTGAATTACGCAGCGCGCAGGCGCAGAAATTGGCGAGTCAGGCGCAGCTCAAGCAGTACCAGTTGGAGCTGACGCGGCAAAGGGCGCTAGCGCGCGACCGCGCCGGCGTGGCCAGCGATTTGGAAAAAGCGCAGGCGCAGCGCGACGCGCAACTGGCGCAGTTGAAAGTGAACGAGTCGCAGATCGTCCAGGCCGAAGTGGCGCAGGAAACCGCCAAGGCCAATCTGGCTTTTACCCGTATTACTGCCCCTATCGACGGCGAGGTGCTGGGCATCGTCACTCAGGAAGGGCAAACCATCGTCTCGTCGCAAAGCGCGCCGACCATTTTAGTGATGGCAGACGTGGATACGATGATGGTGCATACCCGCATATCGGAAAATGACATCTTGCAGGTGAAGACGGGGCAGCCGCTGTGGTTTTACGTCGCCGCCGATCCCCGCCGCCGATATGAGGGGGCCATGGGCGCGATACAGCAGGCACCGGCGGAGGCGCTGGAAACCGACCCACTGGGCAGGAATTCAAGCCAGCAAACGGCGGCGGTGTATTACAACGGCGTGTTTGCCGTCGCCAATGGCGAACGTCGACTGCGCACCTCGATGACGGCGCAGGTAGTTATCATTACCGAACGCGCACAGGGAGTGGTGCGGGTGCCGATGGCTGCGCTGGGCGCGGCATTGGATGAAGGGGGTTACCAGGTCAAGGTGTTGGAAGGTGAGCAGACCGTGGTACGCCGAGTACGTATCGGCACCCGCGATCGTCGCTATGCCGAAGTGCTGGAAGGGCTGAACGCAGGGGAACGGGTGCTGCTGGAGCAGCAGCCTGATGCGGAGGACGGCCATGTCAGCTAGCACGGATCCCATTATCGTTTTGGATAACGTTTCGCGCGAGTTTCAAGCCGGAGAGCTGAAAATTGCGGTCCTCAAGCGCGTTTCCCTGAGCATTCAGCGGGGAGAAATGGTCGCTATCGTCGGCGCCTCCGGTTCTGGAAAATCGACGCTGATGAACATTATCGGCTGTCTGGACAAGCCTTCTCAGGGCGAAGTGCACATCAACGGGGTGGCTATTGGGCAAGCCGACGGCGATCGCCTGGCGCAGCTTCGCAGCCGGCATATCGGCTTTATCTTCCAGCGCTATCATCTGATGCCTTACCTGACCGCCGGCGAGAATGTGGCGATCCCGGCGCTGTATACCGCCATGCCGGCCGCAGAGCGTCGCCAGCGGGCAGCGCATTTGTTGACTCGGCTCGGGTTGGCGCAGCGCGGCGGTCATCGCCCGGCGCAGCTTTCAGGTGGGCAACAGCAGCGGGTCAGTATTGCACGCGCCCTGATGAACGGTGCGGAAATCATTTTGGCCGATGAACCGACCGGCGCGCTGGATAGCGCCAGCGGTCAGGCGTTGATGGCCATTTTGCATGAGCTGAACGCGATCGGGCATACCGTGGTCATCGTGACACACGATCGGCGGATCGCCGAGCAGGCACGGCGGATCATTGAGATCGGCGACGGCGAGATCGTGGCGGATCGTTGCCATGATGCCGCCCGACAGCGTTTTGCGTTCGAGAGGCCGCTGGCGTTGGCTGCGCCGCTGAAACGCATGAGCCCTTGGGCGGCGCTGCGAGAGGCGCTCGGCATGGCTTGGCGGGCATTATTAGGGCATCGGGTCCGGGCATTATTATCGATGCTCGGCATCATCATCGGCATTGCGGCGGTTGTTTCCGCCATCGCCATCGGTGAAGGCACGCGTCAAAGCATTCTCAGGGAAATCAGCCAGCTCGGTTCCAGCACGTTGGAGATTCGCCCTGGCCTCGGGTGGGAAAAATCGCGTCCCGATTTTGCGCGTTCGCTGAGCGCGCGCGATGCTGCATTGCTGGCGGAGATGCCTTACGTCGACAGCATCTCGCCGGTTATCAGCACTCAACTGTCGGCCGTGCGCGAAGGCAAGCAGGTGCCGCTCGCCGTGATGGGCGTCGGCGAGGGGTATTTCCGCACGCAGGGCATTCGGCTGCTTTCCGGTGGCCTGTTTACTGCGCAGGATCTGAGTGAGCGCGCACCGGTGGCGGTAATTGATCCCTTGTTAAAGCAGGCTCTGTTTTCTTCCCGGCAAGATCCGGTGGGCGCGGTGTTGCTGATAACGGGTGTGCCTTATCGGGTGATCGGCGTCGCGCAACGCCGCGGCGCCCAATATGCCGGTTCTCAACCGCTTGCCTGGCTGCCCTATACCTCCCTGACTGGTCGCATCGCCGGCGATATGCCGCTGGAATCCATTGTGATGCGAGTGAATGAAAAACTGACGCTGGAAGAGGCGGGGAGGGGGGTGACCCGGCGTTTGATGGTGGAACACGGGCGGCGGGATTTCTTCACTCTGACCGACGATCAGCTGACGCAATCCATTCAGCGTGCTTCAGACTCCATGCAGTTGCTGATTACCGCGATTGCTGCCATCTCGCTGCTGGTGGGCGGCGTGGGGGTAATGAACATCATGCTGGTCTCGGTGACGGAACGGACCCATGAGATCGGCATTCGATTGGCGGTGGGCGCCGCTGAGAAGGACATTATGCGGCAGTTTTTAATTGAGGCGGTGGTGATCTGCAGCCTGGGGGGCGTGTTGGGGATCGCCTGCGCCGCGCTGGTTAAAGGGGCTCTGAGCGGATTGGCGCCGCAGGTAACGATGATCTTTACCTGGCCGCCGTTGCTGCTGGCCTGCGGATTCTCGGCGTTGATCGGTGTCGGGTTTGGGTTCTTTCCCGCTCGCACCGCCGCGCGCCTGCAGCCGGTGGAGGCGCTGGCGCGAGAATGAGCCGACTTCTGGTTTGCGGGCTGGTGATGCTGTCGCTGAGCGCCTGCGGATGGCGGCCGATCGACCCCACGTCGCCACCGTCGCTGCCGCTGCAGTGGCGTGTGGTCGATGAACGTTCCGGTTCACTGCGGGCGGGCATCGCCTGGTGGGAAAACTTCAATGATCCGCAACTGTCCGCGCTGATCGATGGCGTGCTGATCGCGAATCAGGATCTGGCGCTGGCCGGATTGCAGTGGCGCGAGGCCGTGTTGGAGGCCGGATTAGCGCAGGGCAATTTGACGCCGGATCTGGCCGCCAGCCTGAGCGGCCGCAATACCCGAACGTTGCGGAGCACGGATACGCCGCAGGAAAGCTACCGTGCGGGGCTTTCTCTGAGCTATGAGCTGGATTTATGGGGCAAGCTGGCACGTATTCGCGAACAGGCCGAATGGCTGGCCGCCGCCTCGGAGTTGGACCGGCGCAATACCGCGTTGACCTTGATCGGTGCGACCGCGCGCGGGTATTGGCAGATTGCCGATTTGAATCAGCAAGTCACCTATCAGCAACAGGCGCTGGCGATCGCGTGTGAAACTTTGCGGCTGGTGACGGCTCGTCACACCGCTGGCGACGTTGGCCAATTCGAACTGTTGCAGGCGGGACAACGTCTGTTGGCACGAGAGAATCAGCTGCATGAGCTGGAGCGACAGCGGGAAGATGCGCGTAACTCGTTGGCGTTATTGTTCGGGCGATCGCCGCTGCTGCGCTATAGCGAACGGCGTTCGTTGCCGCTTGAAGAGGTGGCTGTCGTACAGCGCCAGCCGGCGAAGGTGATTGCGCGCAGGCCGGATGTTCAGGCAGCAGAGCGCCGCCTGAGAGCGGCGCTGGCCGGTGCGGAGGCGGCCAGATTGAGTTTTTATCCGGCGCTGAGTCTGGAGGCTGGGTTGGATGCCGGCAGCGGGCTTTTCCGCCGGTGGTTCAGTGAACCTTCGCGTTCGCTGGGCGCAACGTTGACGCTGCCGCTTATCGAATGGCGCAAGATGCGTTTGTCCGGCGACAAAGCGGCGTTGCAGGCGCAGCGGGCGGAGATTCAATTTCGCGATGCGGTCTACCGCGCGCTGGCCGATGTGGACAACGCCATGCGACAACGTCTGGAAGCACAGCGGCAAATCGGCAACCAGCGGCGGCATCTGGCGATGAGCCGACAAGCCGTGGCGTTGGCGCGGCATCAATATCAGGCCGGTTCCGTCGCGCTGCAAACGCTGCTGGATGCGCAAGAGGCCGTGTTGACCAGCGAAAATTTGCTGTCGGCGCTGCAATATCGCTACCTGAACGCCACGATGCAGCTCTGGCTGGCACTGGGCGGCAACGAGGCTTTCGCATCGGGGCAAGGAGAATAAGCATGGAGAAAATAAGGCGAGTGGTGGTCACCGGTTACGGTGCCGTCACCGCGCTGGGAGGCAACGTGCAGCAAAACTGGCAGGCTATCATGGCCAGCCGCCTGGCCTATCGTTATCACGATAAATCGGCGGCGGGGATCCACGCGCGCTTTTTTGCTTTGCTGGAGTCTGAACCACCGCTGGAGGGCGTTGCCGCGCGGGTAAGCCGCCGCTTGCCCAGATTCGCCAGGTTGGCGCTTGCCGCAGCCGCGGAGGCGATCGAAATGGCGTTTTCATCCAGTTTTGTTGGGCCCACGCACTTTTATTCGTCGTTGGAGTGCGGGGCGATTATCGGCAGCGGCTGGGGCGGCCAGGATGAGATCATGCAAAACAATGCGGACTATCTGCAATCCGGGCTGGGGCAGCTGTTTGGCTGTTTTCACGCGATGCCCAATATCGCGACCGCCATATGTAGCCAGCATTGGTTGCTGCGGGGCTATCAAGGCTCGCCGGCGGCGGCCTGCGCGACCGGCGGCATCGCGATTGGCGATGCGTTTGAGGTGATACGCAGCGGTCGCGCTTCAATGATGCTGGCCGGCGCCTCGGAGTCGTTGCGCGGCAACGGCGCAATCTGGAATATGGATGCGTTGCGTTTGTTGAGCCGGGAGCAGAAGGATATCACTAAAGCCAGTTGCCCGTTTAGCCGGGAACGCAACGGTTTTGTCCTGGCGGAAGGTGCCGCCGTATTATGCCTTGAGGAACGGGATGCGGCTTTAGCGCGCGGTGCGACGATCCTGGGGGAGATCAAAGGGTACGGCAATTTTTCAGACGCTTCCGATCTTACCGCGCCGTCGAAGGATCCTCAGACTAAGGTGAAAACCCTACGGCGGGCCTTGGAGCAGGCGGGGCTCGGCAGCCATGAAATCGACTATATCAATGCGCATGGCACCTCTACGCTGCAAAACGATGTGAGCGAAACCCAGGCGATCAAGGCGGCGCTGGGACGCGATGCTTATCGCATCCCGATTTCCAGCACGAAATCCTATACCGGGCACCTGCTTGGCGCATCCGGCAGCTTTGAGGCCATCGTCTGCCTGCAAGCATTACAGCAACAAATGATGCCGGCAACCTGCCATTTGCACGAGACCGATCCCGAATGCGATCTTGATTATATTCGCGAAGGGCATCGGCACGGTCGTCTGCGTAATGTCATGAGCCTCAGCTTCGGTTTCGGCGGCGCCAATGCGGCGCTGATATTTGGCAATCACTGTGGATAACGTTAGAACGTATGGACAAATATCATCGGTTATATGAGGCGATTTGCGGCCTGTTGCATGAAGCCAGAGGGCTGGAGAGAACGATGCTGTCGGCGGATATGCCGCTACAGCAGCTTGGACTGGACAGCCTGGATTATATGGAGCTGATGTTGTTGGTTCGGCGAGAATTCGGCATTACGCTCACTGCGGAAATGCTGATCGAGCATCCTGAGTTGACCCTCGGCGAATTGTGCCACGTGATAATCCGTCAATAATTTCATCCCCCCAGGCGATCGCTTGTTGAGGTAAAGCCTGGGTTTTTCGTCTGTTGTGACTGCTATTTCATTCTCACCCTTCCTGTTTCACTCTGTTATCGATATCCATAATTATTAATGCTTATTCGTCAGGTTAATATGAACCTGTGGTGGTTTTTTATTCGCATTTTGGCGGTGTTATTAATGGCGAGTGTTAATGACATGGCGATGTTTTTTTAGGAATATTCTTTGTTTTGCCGGTTAATTTATCAATCTTACTCTACATCGTGCCCGGTAGTGATAATGCAAGCTAAAGCAAACAGGGGACTGCGCGGTGATAATACCGGGGATCTGCGGAACCCATTCACAATAGCGCCTCACAGGGGCGGCAGGCGCCGGTGATAATAACACCTGTCGCGCTGTTCGCATTCGGCAAATCCGCTATACTCCGCGCTGGATGCAGGAACCTATCCATAAGCCAGGGGCTACCCTGAGTGTCCATTGTGGTGATGTAAAAGGAAAATGACAGCCACATTTTTCCTCTCAAAGTAATGAGGTTGTATGTCTAATCGTAAACATCTGACGCCTTCCGAAGTGGAGAGACTGCTTGAGGTCACGCTGCATGGAAAGAATCCAGAACGCGATTATTGTTTGATTTACATGTGTTTTATTCATGGGTGTCGCGCCAGTGAAATAGGGGGATGGCGTTTGTCGGATATCGATCTGGAGGGCGGTAATATCTATGTG
Above is a window of Serratia nematodiphila DZ0503SBS1 DNA encoding:
- a CDS encoding DsbA family protein; this translates as MYKRPLLFISYTLVIIFASSFLTALYFQHYVMASPAAESLSFLSSEKVEQSPLQDDNTIVEVFSYACHYCEVNESGVAELEKRLPAGAKLVRLHLSDDDHAGMAAFAPLFATLTVMGIEAQHRPAAYRAIIKENLNLADEKQLSAWLEANGIDEAAYQRARDSERVKELLAYMTAVSRYYQVNATPSFIVNRKWLALQDREFSAFSQQLLSLLQHDKPLAP
- a CDS encoding ABC transporter, with amino-acid sequence MRLLAVRGYLAWRNGLDAVARLSAVRTGVSRSLTCALLRRMDYRLWLKMQRRLRWGLQQRRFRHRQAVAEANRQSLLGEGKRDFAWLMQRRQWLDLAALQARNAALMEHLAQCTSQLNQVVEPLHRAGVPVLLAPMHTVSDVLATLVGAGVYPGRATVIVSGDAQTLARRAPEGEWRQRLDYCSIHDDPRHIAGTLSQVLLEATEHRRNIILFPDITPDYTLNSTRDASAKLACRLFNRPAHLHSGIVRLSRAMRARVVCYSLYYDRGVRIHIEEPIATEQVGCAVPEIVERTLRRHADDWLLWHSHSLFFINE
- a CDS encoding peptidase domain-containing ABC transporter, with amino-acid sequence MENTLPTPVLQNEINECGLACIAMLAETQGVRVPLTELRERYPASQHGTSLATLCAILGELALPAYPVAFEHRDLAALPLPAILHYGAGHYVLLAYRQGGYVCVMNPALGQQLLPYAALKAEISGYALVLDRDDLPSTAPAPAVRSRRRGAFASLSLKDTAGIAGIYRLAAMTFLISLTLFIMPMMVASAINQVFAMAGEIAFPYAYYLLAFVASTALALMARIITERFIKNFVLLHGAAGFSRLLENSLNFFSKRAPGEIFSRFTSWQMAAGQKIELDNGLRTDWIIGAIALAVMGYLSPMLALVPVVGMLLMGAVSVWAIYRDRHFTQQLQVRGAAQNDFILETIQGFSTIKSAGLAGQRQEGFAEYARSLFNCLQRQKIYEQVKGSIYQLIGSLEMVVFMLLALPLLKGGELSLGAFFAYSFLREIFTSYTSKIFFAVLQKNQLHVIDERARDLFPAVSLRTGSGDESVNHFDVQLAYRGVSFAYDAGQPVLRDLSLTLERGECIAICGGSGAGKSTLLKVLACLLTPQQGELSLDGRTLANAAAQRLFFLQSQEDILFNASVLQNITLFAPSAPGQQRQVEQALRSLGLADAVAQLPGGVNALVRESHAGLSLGQRQRLLLARAMYSRCPVLVLDEPTANLDEKTAAAVMSALVAHCRENRKTLVTVTHNPRLLPLFDRVLRMSQGRLVAEVTVDARANDCAEAG
- a CDS encoding efflux RND transporter periplasmic adaptor subunit, with amino-acid sequence MVVLLTLLLGGLSLLNRSPEPEVPQTARVDRGDIEKSVLATGILKPARQVNVGAQVNGQLKKLYVKQGDRVAQGQLLAEIDPTLQLNELRKSQAELRSAQAQKLASQAQLKQYQLELTRQRALARDRAGVASDLEKAQAQRDAQLAQLKVNESQIVQAEVAQETAKANLAFTRITAPIDGEVLGIVTQEGQTIVSSQSAPTILVMADVDTMMVHTRISENDILQVKTGQPLWFYVAADPRRRYEGAMGAIQQAPAEALETDPLGRNSSQQTAAVYYNGVFAVANGERRLRTSMTAQVVIITERAQGVVRVPMAALGAALDEGGYQVKVLEGEQTVVRRVRIGTRDRRYAEVLEGLNAGERVLLEQQPDAEDGHVS
- a CDS encoding MacB family efflux pump subunit — its product is MSASTDPIIVLDNVSREFQAGELKIAVLKRVSLSIQRGEMVAIVGASGSGKSTLMNIIGCLDKPSQGEVHINGVAIGQADGDRLAQLRSRHIGFIFQRYHLMPYLTAGENVAIPALYTAMPAAERRQRAAHLLTRLGLAQRGGHRPAQLSGGQQQRVSIARALMNGAEIILADEPTGALDSASGQALMAILHELNAIGHTVVIVTHDRRIAEQARRIIEIGDGEIVADRCHDAARQRFAFERPLALAAPLKRMSPWAALREALGMAWRALLGHRVRALLSMLGIIIGIAAVVSAIAIGEGTRQSILREISQLGSSTLEIRPGLGWEKSRPDFARSLSARDAALLAEMPYVDSISPVISTQLSAVREGKQVPLAVMGVGEGYFRTQGIRLLSGGLFTAQDLSERAPVAVIDPLLKQALFSSRQDPVGAVLLITGVPYRVIGVAQRRGAQYAGSQPLAWLPYTSLTGRIAGDMPLESIVMRVNEKLTLEEAGRGVTRRLMVEHGRRDFFTLTDDQLTQSIQRASDSMQLLITAIAAISLLVGGVGVMNIMLVSVTERTHEIGIRLAVGAAEKDIMRQFLIEAVVICSLGGVLGIACAALVKGALSGLAPQVTMIFTWPPLLLACGFSALIGVGFGFFPARTAARLQPVEALARE
- a CDS encoding efflux transporter outer membrane subunit; the protein is MSRLLVCGLVMLSLSACGWRPIDPTSPPSLPLQWRVVDERSGSLRAGIAWWENFNDPQLSALIDGVLIANQDLALAGLQWREAVLEAGLAQGNLTPDLAASLSGRNTRTLRSTDTPQESYRAGLSLSYELDLWGKLARIREQAEWLAAASELDRRNTALTLIGATARGYWQIADLNQQVTYQQQALAIACETLRLVTARHTAGDVGQFELLQAGQRLLARENQLHELERQREDARNSLALLFGRSPLLRYSERRSLPLEEVAVVQRQPAKVIARRPDVQAAERRLRAALAGAEAARLSFYPALSLEAGLDAGSGLFRRWFSEPSRSLGATLTLPLIEWRKMRLSGDKAALQAQRAEIQFRDAVYRALADVDNAMRQRLEAQRQIGNQRRHLAMSRQAVALARHQYQAGSVALQTLLDAQEAVLTSENLLSALQYRYLNATMQLWLALGGNEAFASGQGE
- a CDS encoding beta-ketoacyl-[acyl-carrier-protein] synthase family protein; protein product: MEKIRRVVVTGYGAVTALGGNVQQNWQAIMASRLAYRYHDKSAAGIHARFFALLESEPPLEGVAARVSRRLPRFARLALAAAAEAIEMAFSSSFVGPTHFYSSLECGAIIGSGWGGQDEIMQNNADYLQSGLGQLFGCFHAMPNIATAICSQHWLLRGYQGSPAAACATGGIAIGDAFEVIRSGRASMMLAGASESLRGNGAIWNMDALRLLSREQKDITKASCPFSRERNGFVLAEGAAVLCLEERDAALARGATILGEIKGYGNFSDASDLTAPSKDPQTKVKTLRRALEQAGLGSHEIDYINAHGTSTLQNDVSETQAIKAALGRDAYRIPISSTKSYTGHLLGASGSFEAIVCLQALQQQMMPATCHLHETDPECDLDYIREGHRHGRLRNVMSLSFGFGGANAALIFGNHCG
- a CDS encoding acyl carrier protein, which encodes MDKYHRLYEAICGLLHEARGLERTMLSADMPLQQLGLDSLDYMELMLLVRREFGITLTAEMLIEHPELTLGELCHVIIRQ